The nucleotide sequence GCTGACAAGTAGAAACTTTCGAGCCTTATCCTCGAAATTATACGAGTTTAGCAGAAAAATTATTTAATTCTATTGGTAGTATAAAGTAGATTTTAATTATTGTCAAGTTTAAATTGAAATGAAATAGTATCTACTATAGGAATTATTATAAATGACTCTCTAACTAGTAAGATTAATTTTTACTTAAATGATTTTAACACCTTAAATAGTCCTGCACTATTCCCAAATTACATTAAAATTAATAGTCCCCAACCAAAAGATGATTTAGCCACCTAAAAAAAACAGATGCTCTAATTAGAGCATCTGTTTTTTAAAATTACTGTAAACTTTTCATTTCTATAAGTAAATTTTCAAATTTATCTAAAGCTTTATTAATTGGTTGAGGTGAACTCATATCTACTCCTGCTTCTTGTAATAAAACTAAAGGATCTTTAGAACTACCTCCTTTTAAAAATTCTAAATATTTAGCAACTGCTGGTTCTCCTTGTTCTAATATCTGTTGGGATAATGCATTAGCTGCTGAAAATCCAGTAGCATATTGATAAACATAAAAATCATAATAAAAATGTGGAATCCTAGCCCATTCAACATCTATTCCAGAATCAATAACAATGTTATCCCCAAAGTATTTTCTATTCAACTTATGATAATAATTAGAAATTGAATCAGCAGTTAGAGTTTTTCCTTGTTCCACTTGGTCGTGAATATGCTTTTCAAACTCTGCAAACATTGTTTGACGATAAATTGTACCTCTAAACTGTTCTAAGTAATAATTTAATAGGTATTTTCTCATTGCTTTATCTTCAGTATTTTTTAGCATATAATTCATTACTAAAGATTCATTAACTGTAGAGGCAACTTCTGCTACAAAAATCTTATAATCTGAATAAATATAAGGTTGATTATGATTTGAATAATAGGAATGAAGAGCATGACCTAATTCATGGGCCAAAGTAAAGAGATCACTAATCTCTCCATTATAATTTAATAGAATATAA is from Sporohalobacter salinus and encodes:
- a CDS encoding M3 family oligoendopeptidase → MYDLYTPIVKDVDKKYSYQQAQEIILKALAPLGEDYLAIVKKAFNEGWIDVYENKGKRSGAYSASGYDSHPYILLNYNGEISDLFTLAHELGHALHSYYSNHNQPYIYSDYKIFVAEVASTVNESLVMNYMLKNTEDKAMRKYLLNYYLEQFRGTIYRQTMFAEFEKHIHDQVEQGKTLTADSISNYYHKLNRKYFGDNIVIDSGIDVEWARIPHFYYDFYVYQYATGFSAANALSQQILEQGEPAVAKYLEFLKGGSSKDPLVLLQEAGVDMSSPQPINKALDKFENLLIEMKSLQ